GCTGGCATTGGCGCGTGGTAATCGCGCTCGGCGTGGCGTGGGTACTCGACGGCCTCGAGGTGACGCTGGTCGGCTCCATCGGGGCCGTGCTCGAGCGGCCCGACACGCTGGGGCTCAGCGCCGGCGAAATCGGCTGGTCGGGCTCCATCTATATCGCGGGCGCAGTGATCGGCGCTCTGCTCTTCGGCCGCCTGACCGACCGGCTCGGGCGCAAGAAACTGTTTCTGGTCACGCTGGTGGTCTACACGCTGGGCACGCTGGCCACCGCGTTCTCGCCCAACTTTGCCTTCTTTGCAGTCTGCCGCTTCATCACGGGCCTGGGCATCGGCGGCGAATACGCGGCCATCAACTCGGCCATCGACGAGCTCATTCCGGCGCGTGTGCGCGGCCGCGTCAACCTGGCCATCAACGGCAGCTTCTGGATCGGCGCGGCGCTGGGCGCCGGGCTCAGCCTGGTGCTGCTCGATGCGCGTGTGATCGGCCCGGTGTGGGGCTGGCGCGCAGGCTTCGCGCTGGGCGCGGTGCTGGCAGTGGCCATTCTGCTGGTGCGGCGCGACGTGCCTGAAAGCCCGCGCTGGCTGATGGCGCACGGCCGCGCCGACGAGGCACTGCGCATCGTCGAGACCATTGAAGCCGAGGTGCGCGCACAGCACGGGCCGCTGGCGGTGGCGGAAGGCCGCGTGGCCTACGCCGGCGGGCGCCACCGCAGCCCGTCGATGCGCGAGGTGGCCCACGTGCTGCTGCGCCGCTACCGCGAGCGCAGCGTGGTCGCCGTGGCGCTGATGGTCTCGCAGGCCTTTTTCTACAACGCGATCTTCTTCACGTACGCGCTGGTGCTCACGCGTTTCTACGGCGTGGCCGAAGACAACGTGGCGCTCTATATCTTTCCGTTCGCACTCGGCAACGTACTTGGTCCACTGCTGCTGGGCCCGCTGTTCGACAGCGTGGGCCGGCGCAAGATGATCGCGCTGACCTACGTGCTCGCCGGTATCGGCCTTGCGCTCACCGGCTGGGCCTTCATGATGGGCTGGCTCGATGCGCGCAGCCAGGCGCTGTGCTGGTCGGCGGTGTTCTTCCTGGCCTCGGCCGCGGCAAGCTCGGCTTACCTCACGGTCAGCGAAGTCTTCCCGCTGGAGATGCGGGCCATGGCGATCGCGATCTTCTACGCCATCGGCATGGGCGCGG
The Variovorax paradoxus genome window above contains:
- a CDS encoding MFS transporter, which encodes MTAAVHSDIPARLDRLPWSRWHWRVVIALGVAWVLDGLEVTLVGSIGAVLERPDTLGLSAGEIGWSGSIYIAGAVIGALLFGRLTDRLGRKKLFLVTLVVYTLGTLATAFSPNFAFFAVCRFITGLGIGGEYAAINSAIDELIPARVRGRVNLAINGSFWIGAALGAGLSLVLLDARVIGPVWGWRAGFALGAVLAVAILLVRRDVPESPRWLMAHGRADEALRIVETIEAEVRAQHGPLAVAEGRVAYAGGRHRSPSMREVAHVLLRRYRERSVVAVALMVSQAFFYNAIFFTYALVLTRFYGVAEDNVALYIFPFALGNVLGPLLLGPLFDSVGRRKMIALTYVLAGIGLALTGWAFMMGWLDARSQALCWSAVFFLASAAASSAYLTVSEVFPLEMRAMAIAIFYAIGMGAGGFVAPVLFGMLIETGSRGAVMVGYAIGATLVIVAGLLALRYAADAECKPLEEIAPPLSSDMGSTGIGD